One window of the Staphylococcus equorum genome contains the following:
- the uvrA gene encoding excinuclease ABC subunit UvrA, with translation MKQPSIVVKGARAHNLKGVDIEIPKDKLIVMTGLSGSGKSSLAFDTIYAEGQRRYVESLSAYARQFLGQMDKPDVDTIEGLSPAISIDQKTTSKNPRSTVATVTEIYDYIRLLYARIGKPFCPNHGIEIESQTVQQMVDQVMQLEERSKIQLLAPVVSHRKGAQEKLIDDISKKGYVRVRVDGEIMDVNEVPNLDKNKNHTIEVVIDRLVVKAGIEGRLADSIETAIRLAEGTLIVDIIGGEELKFSENHACPICGFSIGELEPRMFSFNSPFGACPTCDGLGLKLKVDLDLVVPDTNKTLNEGAIIAWESSSSDFYPTLLNRVCEVYKINMDKPFKKLTDRQQDIILNGSKGKEIEFTFKQRNGQTRKRTMEFEGVINNINRRYHDSPSELVREMMSKYMTELPCETCNGKRLSREALSVYVSGQNIGEVVEHSIKDALHMYEHIELSDQDRKIADQILKEINSRLEFLYNVGLEYLTLNRASGSLSGGEAQRIRLATQIGSRLSGVLYVLDEPSIGLHQRDNDRLISTLKEMRDLGNTLIVVEHDEDTMRAADYLVDVGPGAGEHGGEIVASGTPKQVMNQKKSLTGQYLSGKKLIEVPEERREITDRKVSVKGARSNNLKDIDVDFPLSTMTVVTGVSGSGKSTLVNEVLYKSLAKHINKSKVKPGDCDEIQGIEELERIIDIDQSPIGRTPRSNPATYTGVFDNIRDIFAQTNESKVRGYTKGRFSFNVKGGRCEACRGDGIIKIEMHFLPDVYVPCEICGGSRYNRETLEVTYKGKNIADILAMTAEEATNFFEKVPKIHRKLKTLVDVGLGYVTLGQQATTLSGGEAQRVKLASELHKRSTGRSIYILDEPTTGLHVDDIGRLLKVLNKLVENGDTVVIIEHNLDVIKMADHIIDLGPEGGDGGGTLVATGTPEQIAEVKESYTGQYLKPVLERDTVK, from the coding sequence ATGAAACAACCATCCATTGTAGTAAAAGGGGCTCGTGCCCATAATTTAAAAGGTGTAGATATTGAAATACCGAAAGATAAACTCATCGTGATGACGGGACTGTCTGGATCAGGAAAATCTTCACTTGCCTTTGATACAATATATGCTGAGGGTCAGCGTAGATATGTAGAGTCATTAAGTGCTTATGCAAGACAATTTTTAGGTCAAATGGATAAACCAGATGTTGATACGATTGAAGGTTTATCACCTGCGATATCAATTGACCAAAAGACTACAAGTAAAAATCCAAGATCAACTGTAGCGACAGTAACTGAAATATATGACTATATACGGTTGCTCTACGCACGTATAGGCAAACCATTTTGCCCCAATCATGGTATTGAAATAGAATCGCAAACTGTACAACAAATGGTAGACCAAGTGATGCAACTTGAAGAGCGTTCTAAAATCCAACTATTGGCTCCTGTGGTTTCTCATAGAAAAGGTGCACAAGAAAAACTCATAGACGACATTAGCAAAAAAGGCTATGTACGTGTACGTGTTGATGGTGAAATTATGGATGTAAACGAAGTGCCAAATTTAGATAAAAATAAAAATCATACTATCGAAGTCGTAATAGATCGCTTGGTGGTTAAAGCAGGTATTGAAGGACGTCTTGCTGATTCTATAGAAACTGCGATTAGACTTGCTGAAGGTACATTAATCGTTGATATAATTGGGGGAGAAGAATTAAAATTCTCGGAAAACCATGCTTGTCCGATATGTGGTTTTTCAATTGGTGAACTAGAACCTCGTATGTTCAGTTTTAACAGCCCCTTTGGTGCATGTCCAACATGTGATGGTTTAGGATTGAAATTGAAAGTAGATTTAGATTTAGTGGTTCCTGATACAAACAAAACTTTAAATGAAGGTGCAATCATAGCTTGGGAATCTTCAAGTTCTGATTTTTATCCAACATTATTAAATCGTGTTTGTGAAGTATATAAAATTAATATGGATAAACCATTTAAAAAATTAACAGATAGACAACAAGATATCATTTTAAACGGTTCTAAAGGTAAAGAAATTGAGTTCACTTTTAAACAACGCAATGGTCAAACACGTAAACGAACAATGGAATTTGAAGGTGTGATTAATAATATTAATCGTCGTTATCATGACTCACCATCTGAACTTGTTAGAGAGATGATGAGTAAATATATGACTGAGCTACCTTGTGAAACTTGTAATGGTAAACGTTTAAGCCGTGAAGCGTTATCTGTATATGTTTCTGGTCAGAATATTGGTGAAGTTGTTGAACATTCAATTAAAGATGCTTTGCATATGTATGAACATATTGAATTGTCAGATCAAGATAGAAAAATTGCAGATCAAATATTAAAGGAAATTAACTCACGTTTAGAATTTTTATACAACGTTGGTTTAGAATATTTAACACTCAATCGTGCATCAGGATCATTATCAGGTGGGGAAGCGCAGCGAATTCGCCTTGCTACACAAATTGGTTCTAGACTGTCAGGTGTACTTTACGTGTTAGATGAGCCTTCTATCGGACTTCACCAAAGAGATAATGATCGACTTATAAGTACATTAAAAGAAATGCGTGACTTAGGTAATACTTTGATCGTTGTAGAACACGATGAAGATACAATGCGTGCGGCTGATTATTTGGTTGATGTAGGCCCAGGTGCAGGTGAACATGGTGGCGAAATTGTCGCGAGTGGTACACCTAAACAAGTAATGAATCAGAAAAAATCACTCACTGGTCAATATTTAAGCGGGAAAAAGCTGATAGAAGTACCTGAGGAACGCCGTGAAATAACTGATCGTAAAGTCAGTGTTAAAGGCGCAAGAAGTAATAACTTAAAAGATATCGACGTAGATTTTCCATTATCAACAATGACAGTAGTTACAGGTGTTTCTGGTTCAGGTAAGAGTACGTTAGTTAATGAAGTGCTGTATAAATCATTAGCAAAACACATTAATAAATCAAAAGTAAAACCAGGTGATTGTGACGAAATTCAAGGAATAGAAGAACTTGAACGTATAATCGATATTGATCAATCACCTATTGGAAGAACACCGAGATCAAATCCAGCAACTTATACAGGGGTATTCGATAATATTAGGGATATCTTCGCGCAAACAAACGAATCTAAAGTAAGAGGATATACTAAAGGCCGTTTTAGCTTTAATGTGAAAGGCGGTCGTTGTGAAGCTTGTAGAGGTGACGGTATTATAAAAATTGAAATGCATTTCTTACCAGATGTGTATGTACCGTGTGAAATTTGTGGTGGTTCTAGATACAATAGAGAAACGCTAGAAGTCACGTATAAAGGTAAAAACATTGCAGATATTTTAGCAATGACAGCTGAAGAAGCGACTAATTTCTTTGAAAAAGTACCAAAAATTCATCGTAAATTGAAAACATTAGTTGATGTTGGACTAGGATACGTTACACTCGGACAACAAGCAACAACACTTTCTGGTGGGGAAGCACAACGTGTTAAACTCGCATCTGAATTGCATAAACGTTCTACGGGTCGCTCCATCTATATTCTTGATGAACCAACGACTGG
- the uvrB gene encoding excinuclease ABC subunit UvrB: protein MEHHQFKLQSDFTPQGDQPDAIKKIVEGVNEGKRHQTLLGATGTGKTFTMSNVIKQVGKPTLIIAHNKTLAGQLYSEFKEFFPENRVEYFVSYYDYYQPEAYVPSTDTFIEKDASINDEIDQLRHSATSSLFERDDVIIIASVSCIYGLGNPEEYRDLVVSVRAGMEMDRSELLKKLVDVQYSRNDIDFRRGTFRVRGDVVEIFPASREEMCIRVEFFGDEIDRIREVNYLTGEVLRERDHFVIFPASHFVTREEKMKSAIQRIENELEERLTELRSENKLLEAQRLEQRTNYDLEMMREMGFCSGIENYSVHLTLRPMGSTPYTLLDYFGDDWLVMVDESHVTLPQIRGMYNGDRARKQVLVDHGFRLPSALDNRPLKFEEFEEKTNQLVYVSATPGPFELEHTDEMVQQIIRPTGLLDPEIEVRPTENQIDDLISEIHERIERNERVLVTTLTKKMSEDLTTYLKEAGVKVNYLHSEIKTLERIEIIRDLRMGTYDVIVGINLLREGIDIPEVSLVVILDADKEGFLRSHRSLVQTSGRAARNSRGEVIMYGDKITDSMRYAIDETERRRTIQKAYNEKHNITPTTINKKIHDVISATVENDETNEQQQTEVPKKMTKKEREKTIANIEKEMKQAAKDLDFEKATELRDMLFELKAEG from the coding sequence ATGGAACATCATCAATTTAAATTACAATCTGATTTTACACCTCAGGGTGATCAACCAGATGCGATAAAGAAAATAGTTGAAGGCGTTAATGAGGGCAAACGTCATCAAACCTTACTCGGTGCGACAGGTACAGGTAAAACCTTTACGATGAGTAATGTTATTAAACAAGTAGGCAAACCCACACTCATTATCGCCCACAATAAGACATTAGCAGGTCAATTATATAGTGAGTTTAAAGAATTCTTTCCAGAAAATAGAGTAGAATACTTTGTTAGTTATTATGATTACTATCAACCAGAGGCATATGTGCCATCAACTGATACATTTATTGAAAAAGATGCTTCAATAAATGATGAAATTGACCAATTACGACATTCAGCGACAAGTTCACTTTTTGAAAGAGACGATGTCATTATTATTGCGAGTGTCAGTTGTATATATGGTTTAGGTAATCCAGAAGAATATCGAGATTTAGTAGTCAGTGTTCGCGCTGGTATGGAAATGGACAGAAGTGAACTTTTAAAAAAATTAGTAGACGTTCAATATTCGAGAAATGATATTGATTTTAGACGTGGTACATTTCGTGTAAGGGGAGATGTAGTTGAAATTTTCCCTGCTTCGAGAGAAGAAATGTGTATTCGTGTAGAATTTTTTGGTGATGAAATTGATCGTATCCGTGAAGTAAATTATTTAACGGGTGAAGTTTTAAGAGAGCGTGATCACTTTGTGATTTTTCCAGCATCCCACTTCGTAACACGTGAAGAGAAAATGAAATCTGCAATACAAAGAATTGAAAATGAACTAGAAGAACGCTTAACAGAATTACGCTCAGAAAATAAATTATTAGAGGCACAACGACTAGAACAACGTACGAATTATGATTTAGAAATGATGCGAGAAATGGGCTTCTGTTCTGGTATTGAAAACTACTCTGTGCATTTAACACTAAGACCAATGGGTTCAACGCCATATACGTTATTAGATTATTTTGGCGATGATTGGCTTGTAATGGTTGATGAATCACATGTGACATTACCTCAAATTAGGGGTATGTATAATGGAGACCGTGCACGTAAACAAGTACTTGTAGATCATGGTTTCCGTTTGCCGAGCGCTTTGGATAATAGACCTTTAAAATTTGAAGAATTCGAAGAAAAAACCAATCAACTCGTTTATGTATCTGCTACACCTGGTCCATTTGAGTTAGAACATACAGATGAAATGGTACAACAAATTATTCGTCCAACAGGTCTATTAGATCCTGAGATTGAAGTGCGACCAACGGAAAATCAAATTGACGATTTAATAAGTGAAATCCATGAGCGCATTGAACGTAATGAACGTGTGCTAGTTACAACATTAACTAAAAAAATGAGTGAAGATTTAACTACTTATTTAAAAGAAGCTGGCGTTAAGGTCAATTACCTACATTCAGAAATTAAAACATTGGAGCGTATAGAAATTATTCGTGATTTACGTATGGGAACTTATGATGTCATTGTTGGAATTAACTTATTAAGAGAGGGTATCGATATACCAGAAGTATCTCTTGTTGTTATTCTTGATGCTGATAAAGAAGGTTTCTTACGTTCACATAGATCACTTGTTCAAACAAGTGGACGTGCAGCACGTAATAGTCGCGGTGAAGTTATTATGTACGGTGACAAGATTACAGATTCCATGCGTTATGCCATTGATGAGACAGAGCGACGTCGTACAATTCAAAAAGCATATAACGAAAAACATAATATTACGCCTACTACGATTAATAAGAAAATTCATGATGTTATTAGTGCAACTGTCGAAAATGATGAAACAAATGAACAACAACAAACTGAAGTACCTAAGAAAATGACGAAAAAAGAACGCGAAAAAACAATCGCAAATATAGAAAAAGAAATGAAACAAGCAGCTAAAGATTTAGATTTCGAAAAAGCAACAGAGCTTAGAGATATGTTGTTTGAATTAAAAGCAGAAGGGTGA
- a CDS encoding CsbA family protein, which translates to MIWYVLASFFPCIFVVFFSVLTRSKWVGTILTLIIIGASVQKGFFHNEWIIFIDVASLLAGYLIIDQLEFHKKEDD; encoded by the coding sequence ATGATTTGGTATGTGCTCGCATCCTTTTTTCCATGTATTTTCGTGGTATTTTTCAGCGTGCTAACACGAAGTAAATGGGTAGGAACGATTTTAACATTAATTATAATTGGTGCATCCGTTCAAAAAGGTTTTTTTCATAATGAATGGATCATTTTTATAGATGTTGCCTCGTTGCTGGCTGGTTACCTTATTATCGATCAATTAGAATTTCATAAAAAAGAAGATGACTGA
- a CDS encoding YfbR-like 5'-deoxynucleotidase encodes MGVHQYFKRLSDLEKLIRLPGKFKYFEHNVAAHSFKVTKIAQYLATVEEYHGNEVDWKSLYEKALNHDFAEIFTGDIKTPVKYASGELKKLFSQVEEEMVDHFINEEIPEAYQDIYRERLQEGKDDSLEGQILSVADKIDLLYETFGEIQKRNPEQLFFEIYEMSLETIMQFDHLSSVQDFIDNIIPEMLTEKFIPRSELRETTMAILNNRNG; translated from the coding sequence ATGGGAGTACATCAATATTTTAAACGCTTGTCTGATTTAGAAAAATTAATTAGATTACCGGGAAAATTTAAATACTTTGAGCATAATGTCGCTGCGCATTCATTTAAGGTGACAAAAATTGCCCAATATTTGGCTACAGTAGAGGAATACCATGGTAATGAAGTAGATTGGAAAAGTTTATATGAAAAGGCGTTAAACCATGATTTTGCTGAAATTTTTACGGGTGATATTAAAACACCAGTTAAATACGCAAGTGGCGAATTAAAAAAACTCTTCTCACAAGTAGAGGAAGAAATGGTAGATCATTTTATAAATGAAGAAATTCCAGAAGCCTATCAAGATATATATCGAGAAAGACTTCAAGAAGGTAAAGATGACTCATTAGAAGGTCAGATACTTTCTGTAGCTGACAAAATAGATTTATTATATGAAACATTTGGAGAAATACAAAAGCGTAACCCCGAACAACTATTTTTTGAAATATATGAGATGTCCTTAGAAACGATTATGCAATTTGATCATCTAAGTTCGGTACAAGATTTTATAGATAATATTATTCCAGAAATGTTAACGGAAAAATTCATCCCAAGATCAGAATTACGTGAAACAACAATGGCTATTTTAAATAATAGGAATGGGTGA
- a CDS encoding COG3942 and LysM peptidoglycan-binding domain-containing protein gives MKKGLTFSVTSAALFFGFNGIASADQIHTVKEDAKLSDIAHAFATTTNEIQSLNQLNERVTVQAGEQLVLPDKDIVEIKQGDTVLNIAEKYQLNLEQIYQLNPNLGEVIYPGQLVAVSEKGSAHLNNQLHSIFNEQQVQNETREGNDVPVTSNNLVPTTQHTWNYVEKEAANNQNESKQMYSSQYKPTQVASNGSNYYSWGQCTYYAFDRRQQLGKSVGNLWGNANNWASAASNSGYKVNHTPEVGAIIQSNAGNYGHVGVVERKNPDGSIVVSEMNWQGVGQKSYRTIHNIGQYNYIH, from the coding sequence ATGAAGAAAGGATTAACATTTTCTGTAACATCGGCAGCATTGTTTTTTGGTTTTAATGGTATTGCATCAGCAGACCAAATTCACACAGTAAAAGAAGATGCTAAATTATCTGATATAGCGCATGCATTTGCCACAACAACAAATGAAATTCAGTCATTAAATCAATTGAATGAAAGAGTAACTGTACAAGCAGGAGAACAATTAGTACTTCCAGACAAAGATATAGTAGAAATAAAACAAGGAGATACAGTTTTAAATATTGCTGAAAAATATCAACTTAATTTAGAACAAATTTATCAGTTAAACCCAAATCTAGGTGAAGTTATTTACCCAGGCCAATTAGTGGCAGTATCTGAAAAGGGTTCAGCACATTTAAATAACCAGCTTCATAGTATTTTTAACGAACAACAAGTACAGAATGAAACAAGAGAAGGTAATGATGTTCCAGTAACATCAAATAACCTTGTACCAACGACACAACATACTTGGAATTACGTGGAAAAAGAAGCAGCAAATAATCAAAATGAAAGTAAACAAATGTATTCTAGTCAATATAAACCAACACAAGTCGCTTCAAATGGTAGTAATTATTATAGTTGGGGACAATGCACATATTATGCATTTGATCGCCGTCAACAATTAGGAAAATCAGTAGGTAACCTTTGGGGTAATGCGAATAATTGGGCTTCAGCAGCTAGTAATAGTGGCTACAAAGTTAACCATACACCTGAAGTGGGTGCGATTATCCAAAGTAATGCCGGTAACTATGGCCATGTAGGTGTTGTAGAACGTAAAAACCCAGATGGCTCAATTGTAGTATCAGAAATGAATTGGCAAGGTGTAGGACAAAAATCTTATAGAACGATTCACAACATTGGTCAATATAATTATATTCATTAG
- the prfB gene encoding peptide chain release factor 2 (programmed frameshift) — protein sequence MELSEIKRNIDYYNEKLEQLRGSLDLEEKETNIQEYEEMMADPTFWDDQDKAQEIIDKNNALKTIVNAYRGLESEIEDMETTRELLLDDDDDDMKSDLEQNVIDFKANLDKFELQLLLDGPYDANDAIMELHPGAGGTESQDWTNMLLRMYQRYCEQKGFKVEIADYLPGDEAGVKSVTLIVKGHNAYGYLKAEKGVHRLVRISPFDSSGRRHTSFASCDVIPQFNNTEIEIDINPDDINVDTFRASGAGGQHINKTESAIRITHQPTGIVVNNQNERSQIKNREAAMKTLKAKLYQLKIEEQEQEMAEIRGEQKEIGWGSQIRSYVFHPYAMVKDHRTNEESGKVDAVMDGDISPFIEAYLRSQMDHSES from the exons ATGGAACTATCAGAAATTAAACGTAATATAGATTATTATAATGAAAAATTAGAGCAACTTAGGGGGTCTCTT GACTTAGAAGAAAAAGAGACAAATATTCAAGAATACGAAGAAATGATGGCTGATCCTACTTTTTGGGATGATCAAGATAAAGCACAGGAAATTATTGATAAGAATAATGCTTTAAAAACGATTGTAAATGCATATCGAGGATTAGAATCTGAAATAGAAGACATGGAAACAACAAGAGAACTATTATTAGACGATGACGATGATGATATGAAGTCAGATTTGGAACAGAACGTAATAGATTTTAAAGCAAATTTAGATAAGTTTGAACTACAATTATTACTTGATGGTCCATATGATGCGAACGATGCCATTATGGAACTACATCCTGGCGCAGGCGGTACAGAATCGCAAGATTGGACAAATATGCTTTTAAGAATGTATCAACGGTATTGTGAACAAAAAGGGTTTAAAGTTGAGATTGCAGATTACCTACCTGGTGATGAAGCGGGCGTTAAAAGCGTTACACTAATTGTTAAAGGTCATAATGCCTACGGTTATTTGAAAGCTGAAAAAGGCGTGCATCGACTTGTCCGCATTTCACCGTTTGATTCGTCAGGACGTAGACATACGTCATTCGCTTCTTGTGATGTTATACCGCAATTCAATAATACAGAAATTGAAATTGATATCAATCCAGATGATATTAATGTTGATACATTTAGAGCGTCTGGTGCAGGTGGTCAACATATTAATAAAACAGAATCAGCAATTAGAATTACCCATCAACCTACAGGCATTGTAGTAAACAACCAAAATGAGCGCTCTCAAATTAAGAACAGAGAAGCTGCAATGAAAACATTGAAAGCTAAGTTATATCAATTAAAAATTGAGGAACAAGAGCAAGAAATGGCAGAAATTCGTGGCGAGCAAAAAGAAATTGGCTGGGGAAGTCAAATAAGATCTTATGTTTTTCATCCTTATGCAATGGTTAAAGATCATAGAACAAATGAAGAATCAGGTAAGGTAGATGCAGTTATGGACGGAGATATAAGTCCATTTATAGAAGCATACTTACGTAGTCAAATGGATCATTCAGAAAGTTAA
- the secA gene encoding preprotein translocase subunit SecA gives MGFLSKIADGNKKEIKRLGKLADKVLALEEDTSILTDEEIREKTKAFQKQLQAEEDIKKQFKMLDDILPEAFALVREGSKRVFNMIPYKVQVMGGIAIHGGDISEMRTGEGKTLTATMPVYLNALLGRGVHVITVNEYLSSTQSEEMAELYEFLGLSVGLNINSMTTTEKREAYASDITYSTNNELGFDYLRDNMVNYAEERVMRPLNFAIIDEVDSILIDEARTPLIISGEAEKSTSLYTQANVFAKMLKNEDDYNYDEKTKAVQLTEQGIDKAERMFKIDNLYDVNNVDIISHINTALRAHVTLQRDVDYMVNNGEVLIVDQFTGRTMPGRRFSEGLHQAIEAKEGVKIQNESKTMASITFQNYFRMYNKLSGMTGTAKTEEEEFRNIYNMTVTQIPTNKPIQRVDKPDLIYISQKGKFDAVVDDVIEKHKLGQPVLLGTVAVETSEYISNLLKKHGVRHDILNAKNHEREADIVANAGQRGAVTIATNMAGRGTDIKLGAGVEEIGGLAVIGTERHESRRIDDQLRGRAGRQGDKGDSRFYLSLQDDLMVRFGSERLQSMMNRLGMDDSTPIESKMVSRAVESAQKRVEGNNFDARKRVLEYDDVLRKQRDIIYGERNRIIDNDESGDLVNEMLHSTLDRSVHYYINEDEEDLDYEPFINYIDDVFLNEGDLKLEDIKGKDQEDIIDIVWSKVEVALKDQKEKIGTQFDEFERMILLRSIDLHWTDHIDTMDQLRQGIHLRSYGQQNPLRDYQNEGHQLFDTMMQNIEEDVSKYILKSVVTVEDDLERDKATDFGKAEHVSAEDGKEKAKASPYVKDEHIGRNDPCPCGSGKKYKNCHGA, from the coding sequence ATGGGTTTTTTATCAAAGATTGCAGATGGCAATAAAAAAGAAATAAAACGCCTTGGTAAATTAGCCGACAAAGTCCTTGCGTTAGAAGAGGATACGTCGATATTAACTGATGAAGAAATTAGGGAGAAAACAAAAGCATTTCAAAAACAATTACAAGCAGAAGAAGATATAAAAAAACAATTTAAAATGCTCGATGATATTTTACCGGAAGCCTTTGCGCTCGTAAGAGAAGGTTCAAAACGTGTGTTCAATATGATTCCATATAAAGTTCAGGTTATGGGTGGTATTGCAATTCATGGTGGCGACATTTCTGAGATGAGAACAGGTGAAGGTAAAACGTTAACTGCTACAATGCCAGTTTATTTAAACGCATTGTTAGGTCGTGGTGTGCATGTTATTACAGTAAACGAATATTTATCTAGTACGCAAAGCGAAGAAATGGCAGAACTATATGAATTTCTTGGGTTATCTGTAGGATTAAACATCAATAGTATGACAACAACTGAGAAGCGAGAAGCATACGCAAGTGATATTACGTATAGTACGAATAATGAGTTAGGATTCGATTATTTACGTGATAATATGGTGAACTATGCAGAAGAACGTGTTATGAGACCTTTAAACTTTGCTATCATTGATGAAGTTGACTCAATTTTAATTGATGAAGCACGTACGCCACTGATCATTTCAGGTGAAGCTGAGAAATCGACTTCGCTTTATACACAAGCAAATGTCTTTGCTAAAATGCTTAAAAATGAAGACGACTATAATTACGATGAGAAAACAAAAGCTGTTCAATTAACAGAGCAAGGTATTGATAAAGCAGAACGCATGTTTAAGATTGATAATCTATATGATGTGAATAATGTGGATATTATTAGCCATATTAATACTGCGTTACGTGCACATGTAACATTGCAAAGAGATGTGGATTACATGGTGAATAATGGTGAAGTCTTAATTGTTGACCAATTTACTGGTCGTACAATGCCAGGACGTCGCTTTTCAGAAGGCTTACACCAAGCCATAGAAGCGAAAGAAGGCGTGAAGATTCAAAACGAATCTAAAACAATGGCCTCTATTACATTCCAAAACTATTTCAGAATGTACAACAAACTTTCTGGTATGACAGGAACAGCTAAAACTGAAGAAGAAGAGTTCAGAAACATTTATAATATGACTGTAACTCAAATTCCTACTAACAAACCGATACAACGTGTGGACAAACCAGACTTAATATACATTAGTCAAAAAGGTAAATTTGATGCAGTTGTTGATGATGTTATTGAAAAACATAAACTAGGTCAACCTGTACTATTGGGTACAGTTGCAGTTGAAACCAGTGAATATATTTCTAATTTATTGAAAAAACATGGCGTACGTCATGACATTTTAAACGCTAAAAATCATGAACGTGAAGCAGATATAGTTGCTAATGCAGGTCAACGTGGAGCGGTTACTATCGCTACGAACATGGCAGGTAGAGGTACAGATATTAAACTGGGCGCAGGTGTTGAAGAAATTGGCGGCCTTGCAGTAATCGGTACAGAGCGACATGAATCTCGTCGTATTGATGACCAATTACGTGGTCGTGCTGGACGACAAGGTGATAAAGGGGACAGTCGCTTTTACTTATCACTACAGGATGATTTAATGGTACGTTTTGGTTCGGAACGTTTACAAAGTATGATGAATCGTTTAGGTATGGATGATTCTACACCGATAGAATCTAAAATGGTGTCACGTGCTGTTGAATCTGCTCAAAAACGTGTAGAAGGTAATAACTTTGATGCGCGTAAACGTGTACTTGAATATGACGATGTATTACGTAAACAACGTGATATTATCTATGGTGAACGTAACCGTATTATTGATAATGATGAAAGCGGAGATTTAGTAAATGAAATGCTCCATTCTACATTAGATAGAAGCGTTCACTATTATATAAATGAAGATGAAGAAGATTTAGATTATGAGCCATTTATCAACTATATTGATGATGTATTCTTAAATGAAGGTGACTTAAAACTAGAAGATATCAAAGGTAAGGATCAAGAGGATATCATTGATATTGTTTGGTCGAAAGTTGAAGTCGCTTTAAAAGATCAAAAAGAGAAAATTGGTACGCAATTTGATGAATTCGAGCGTATGATTTTACTTCGTTCAATCGATTTACATTGGACAGACCATATAGATACAATGGATCAATTACGTCAAGGTATCCACTTGCGTTCTTATGGTCAACAAAATCCATTACGTGATTATCAAAACGAAGGACACCAACTTTTCGATACAATGATGCAAAACATCGAAGAAGATGTCAGCAAATATATCTTGAAATCAGTAGTTACCGTTGAAGATGACTTAGAACGTGATAAAGCAACAGATTTCGGTAAAGCTGAACACGTATCTGCAGAAGATGGTAAAGAAAAGGCTAAAGCATCGCCTTATGTTAAAGATGAACATATCGGTAGAAACGATCCTTGCCCTTGCGGTAGTGGAAAAAAATATAAAAACTGCCATGGTGCATAA
- the hpf gene encoding ribosome hibernation-promoting factor, HPF/YfiA family — MIRFEIHGENLTITDAIRNYIEEKIGKLERYFNDVPNAIAHVKVKTYQNSAAKIEVTIPLKNVTLRAEERHDDLYAGIDLINGKLERQVRKYKTRVNRKNRNRGEQEAFASLPQESEAEEIQNDDNESDIEIIRSKNFSLKPMDSEEAVLQMDLLGHDFFIFTDRETDGTSIVYKRRDGKYGLIETTE; from the coding sequence ATGATCAGATTTGAAATTCACGGGGAGAACCTCACTATTACTGATGCGATTCGCAACTATATTGAGGAGAAAATTGGTAAATTAGAAAGATATTTTAACGATGTGCCAAATGCAATCGCACACGTTAAAGTAAAAACGTATCAAAATTCGGCAGCAAAAATCGAAGTAACTATTCCATTGAAAAACGTTACTTTAAGAGCTGAAGAACGCCACGATGATTTATACGCTGGTATTGATTTAATTAACGGTAAACTTGAAAGACAAGTTAGAAAATACAAAACGCGTGTAAATCGTAAAAATCGAAATCGTGGAGAACAAGAAGCATTTGCATCATTACCACAAGAAAGTGAAGCAGAAGAAATTCAAAATGATGACAATGAAAGTGATATCGAAATTATTCGTTCAAAAAATTTCAGTTTGAAACCTATGGATTCAGAAGAAGCAGTATTACAAATGGATTTATTAGGACATGATTTCTTTATTTTCACAGATCGTGAAACTGATGGTACGAGTATTGTTTATAAAAGAAGAGATGGAAAATATGGTTTGATTGAAACAACTGAATAA